A stretch of DNA from Tigriopus californicus strain San Diego chromosome 11, Tcal_SD_v2.1, whole genome shotgun sequence:
TTGCCTTTCTAGAATACATCTAAAGAAGGgtgaaaaatgccttttatGGGGATGATAGATGAGGAGAGTGCAAAATAAGTGAAAATCCTAATTTGCCCCTATGCATTTTTTTCGGCACTAGTAAGACTACGCCCAAtgagtttcaaaatttccacAAAATGCATAACAAATTAATGGGGCAGTCTTCATGGAAACACTTTTTCCCGTTTCAAAGGAGTGTTCCCAAGAGATCTCCTTTAGCGCccaaacaattcaaaatgtcGCATATAGCAACTGAGACTTGGTTCTAATTAAAATAATGTGGATTGAACTTGAGAAATCTGTAATcaaattaaaagcaaaaagatgtGTCAAAGGGGTCGCAAGTTCAGATTAGAGTAAGGATGATCTTCAGAATCTGCTGGTTCAAGAAGTTAACATTTGGGTCAACAATTCCCATTAAATATCTTTTACTTTACTGAGCTAGGTTTTGTACTTTTATCTATTGTTGAGAGCTATTTTTGTCAAGGATCTTTGCTACaaagaaaagatgaatgaGTCTTTAATGATAGTTGTTCGTGGGGAAAAATTACTGCATACTCTCTGTTTTGTAACGTACAATAACTTGCTTGcacatttgaaactttttctcaGCATTTGGTGCATGATATGCCATCgtatttgacaaaattatagtttctttgaaataagTCACAAGGGAAAATTAAAAGAACAATGAAATTTTCTTTGTACCTTTTATAtaatacatttattttatatatttattttataTAATACATGCTTGTAACAATGTGGATTATTTGCTTTGGCCACCTTTCTTTCACATTTCACAGCATTTCTACAATACTCCAACTGTGCACGTATGATTTAACAAGCTTTCTCTTTGCCCCTCTTTAAGTTTCATAGGGCTATTACAGATTGAACGCTCCCTACAAAGCCAACAATGAACTGTACACGCCAAAAGTCAAGGGTCTGTGTGCACGGGAAAATCCACTCTGACCTCATTTGTTCACTACAACCTATGATAACGCACTCATCTCGAGCTCCACTTTATTTACATTAAACACAGTGATGACCAGGTACAAAATCCTAACTCAATAAATGTAAAACTATGATGATGAGCGTTTTCAGTTGGGGTTATGAGTTCACTAGTGATGTCTCGGGCGGCCATTTTGTTAATCGTCACCATCCTTGCAGCTTTTGGTGGGGCGCAGATTTCCAACAAGTTGGAAGTGGGTTTGAGCTCCCCAACCACTGTGGGACAAAGTCAAGATCTGTTCTGTACTTCACCTTCGTTATCTCACAATGAGTGCCTTTGGGTCTCACCTGATGGCCTTGGTTACATTGTGGAAGGTGGTCTGGTTACTGACATAGATGGCAATGTCGTTAATGGCATCACAGCGGATGGAACTGATCTGAATACTTGTGCGATCACCATTGAGTCATTGGAAGAGGGAcaaattggaacatggaaatgTCACTTGGATTTTGGAACTCAAGCACCGTTTCAGGAAGCTTTTCTGAGTGTCATCACTGAGCCACGAGTTCAAGATGTTCGAATTCCCACACATTTTGAGCCAATTAGCTATGACATTAGTTTGGTGCCTTTTATTGTTCCGGATAACTTCACCTTCAATGGCGACGTGTCCATTGACCTGAAGGCCACAGAAGACTCGACAAATATAACATTGCATTCCAAGGCGATGATTATTTATGAAGACCTGGTGGTGGTGACCATGGGTACGAATAAAGAAGCTCTTCCAATTATTGGCTTCAGTTATGATTCTGCCCGGGACTTCATTATCCTCAATTTGGATAAGTCAATTTTGACCGGGGAGGAGGTCAACGTTCATATGAAATTTCTCGGAAATCTTAATGATGACTTATCAGGGTTTTATCGAAGCTCATACTCAGATTCCAGAGGCATTCACTACATGGCCATCACTCAATTTCAAGCTACTGATGCGCGAAAGGCTTTCCCGTGTTTAGACGAGCCGGCCTTGAAGGCCACCTTTAGCATTCGATTGGGACGCACTGACGATTTTAAGGCTGCCAGTAACATGCCAATAATCAATCCAGGTGTTCCCATGGATGGAACGGACGAGTATGTGTGGGACGAGTTCCAAACTACAGAGAAGATGTCCACTTACCTCCTTGCATTTCTCATCACGGACATGGAGTTCATCGAAAGCGACAGTGCCTTAGGGCGCATCCCATTCAGAATCTGGACCCAACGAGATTATTTGCCCCAAACTGACTACGCTGCTGAAATCGGTCCCCGAATTCTAACCCATTACGAATCCATATTCGGAATTGATTTCCCATTGCCGAAACAGGACATGGCTGCCATTCCAGATCTCAGTTTTGGTGGCATGGAGAATTGGGGCCTCGTGACCTATCGGGACACGGCTTTGCTTTATCAACCAGGAGTGTCCTCTCTGAAGAACAAAGACAGAGTTACAGATGTTGTTGCTCACGAGTTGGCTCACCAATGGTTTGGCGATCTGGTCACCATGGGTTGGTGGTCGGATTTGTGGTTAAATGAAGGTTTCGCCAGTTACGTCTCTTACATTGGGCAGGAGCACATTTTGCCTGAATTTGGAGGAAAGGATAGAATCTCTTTGGACAACAATCAAGTTGTTTTCGTTGAGGATGCTCTAGAAACGTCCCATCCCATTTCTGTGACGGTCAACCATCCTGACGAAATCAACGAAATCTTTGACAACATCTCTTACGAAAAGGGATGCGCTCTCATTCAGATGATGGTCAATTTCTTGGGAGAATCTACATTTT
This window harbors:
- the LOC131891110 gene encoding puromycin-sensitive aminopeptidase-like protein, producing the protein MSSLVMSRAAILLIVTILAAFGGAQISNKLEVGLSSPTTVGQSQDLFCTSPSLSHNECLWVSPDGLGYIVEGGLVTDIDGNVVNGITADGTDLNTCAITIESLEEGQIGTWKCHLDFGTQAPFQEAFLSVITEPRVQDVRIPTHFEPISYDISLVPFIVPDNFTFNGDVSIDLKATEDSTNITLHSKAMIIYEDLVVVTMGTNKEALPIIGFSYDSARDFIILNLDKSILTGEEVNVHMKFLGNLNDDLSGFYRSSYSDSRGIHYMAITQFQATDARKAFPCLDEPALKATFSIRLGRTDDFKAASNMPIINPGVPMDGTDEYVWDEFQTTEKMSTYLLAFLITDMEFIESDSALGRIPFRIWTQRDYLPQTDYAAEIGPRILTHYESIFGIDFPLPKQDMAAIPDLSFGGMENWGLVTYRDTALLYQPGVSSLKNKDRVTDVVAHELAHQWFGDLVTMGWWSDLWLNEGFASYVSYIGQEHILPEFGGKDRISLDNNQVVFVEDALETSHPISVTVNHPDEINEIFDNISYEKGCALIQMMVNFLGESTFFKGIRNYLQTFSYGNAFQSDLWAKLTEAANEDGALPPSVDVQQIMDTWTLQKGFPVISAIRDPTNLVTLTQERFLVGGTSVKDDHDYKWWVPISYAGSGENFSQTKNQEWMSPDEATKQIQIDVPEDSALILNIQQTAYYRVNYDEANWNKIA